The following proteins come from a genomic window of Acidobacteriota bacterium:
- a CDS encoding membrane protein insertion efficiency factor YidD: MEVLLRFYKLWISPVFGDSCRFSPSCSEYAAQAVIERGWWRGGVLAIRRVLRCHPFGASGYDPVPHAPYHEQLRP, encoded by the coding sequence ATGGAGGTCCTGCTTCGCTTCTACAAGCTATGGATCTCGCCTGTGTTTGGCGATTCGTGCCGTTTCAGTCCGAGTTGTTCGGAATATGCAGCCCAGGCCGTAATCGAACGTGGCTGGTGGCGCGGTGGAGTGCTCGCGATTCGCAGAGTGCTACGTTGCCATCCATTCGGCGCCAGCGGATACGATCCGGTGCCCCACGCTCCATATCACGAGCAGCTTCGACCTTAG